In Deltaproteobacteria bacterium, the following proteins share a genomic window:
- a CDS encoding flagellar basal body P-ring protein FlgI: MRSLIRFSSALILGFAFLLMLGTSPASAARIKDIASLKGVRSNQLVGYGLVVGLNGTGDGSGTKFTIQSLVNMMERLGIHVLADQVKVANVAAVMVTADLPPFSRVGSRMDVLVSSIGDAKSLQGGTLLLTPLKGVDNRIYALAQGPLIVGGFSSSGQAGGGVQKNHPTVARIPDGATIEREIPFDFNRFENLTIALHQPDFTTALRVSEAINRQMNGEWATPADAGTIRVRVPDSYRGNLVGLVASLEQLNVEPDMKAKIIVDERTGTVIMGEDVRISSVAIAHGNLSVQIKEDKRVSQPTPFSAGQTVVTDQSQVNVTEEQNRLILMPGGTRLGELVKALNAIGVSPRDLIAVFQAIKASGALQAELEIM, translated from the coding sequence ATGAGATCATTGATTCGGTTCAGCTCGGCATTGATCCTGGGTTTCGCATTCCTGTTGATGTTGGGGACTTCTCCTGCTTCCGCCGCAAGAATCAAGGACATCGCGTCTTTGAAAGGGGTCCGCTCCAACCAGTTGGTAGGGTATGGTCTCGTGGTCGGTCTCAACGGAACCGGAGACGGGTCTGGAACCAAATTTACGATCCAATCCCTCGTAAATATGATGGAGCGCCTTGGTATCCACGTCCTCGCCGACCAGGTCAAGGTGGCCAACGTGGCCGCGGTCATGGTGACCGCGGATCTGCCGCCGTTTTCCAGGGTCGGGAGCAGGATGGACGTGCTGGTTTCCTCTATCGGTGACGCGAAGAGCCTCCAGGGGGGTACTCTTCTGCTTACCCCCCTCAAAGGGGTGGACAACCGAATCTATGCTTTGGCCCAGGGCCCACTGATTGTCGGTGGTTTTTCGAGTTCCGGCCAGGCTGGAGGCGGGGTCCAGAAAAACCATCCAACGGTGGCGAGGATCCCTGACGGAGCCACTATTGAACGGGAAATACCTTTTGATTTCAATAGATTTGAAAATCTTACCATTGCTCTTCACCAGCCCGATTTCACAACGGCCCTGCGGGTTTCTGAGGCCATCAACCGCCAAATGAACGGGGAATGGGCCACGCCCGCAGACGCGGGCACCATCAGGGTACGGGTCCCTGACTCCTACCGGGGAAATCTCGTCGGCCTGGTGGCCTCTCTCGAGCAGTTGAATGTAGAGCCTGATATGAAGGCCAAGATCATTGTAGACGAGCGGACCGGAACCGTGATCATGGGCGAGGATGTCAGGATCTCCTCGGTGGCCATCGCCCATGGGAATCTCAGCGTCCAAATCAAGGAAGACAAGCGGGTGAGCCAGCCCACGCCCTTCTCAGCCGGTCAGACGGTGGTAACCGACCAGAGCCAGGTAAACGTTACGGAAGAGCAGAATCGATTGATCTTGATGCCGGGCGGTACCAGGCTCGGGGAACTGGTCAAGGCCCTGAACGCCATAGGGGTGTCTCCCAGGGATCTCATCGCCGTTTTCCAAGCCATCAAGGCAAGCGGGGCGCTTCAGGCCGAACTGGAGATCATGTAA
- the flgA gene encoding flagellar basal body P-ring formation protein FlgA — translation MGERKEKMMGFIRSFKAIRGAGLFLLLLLFVGLGISPPAWALKIRIKGQVAVRGEKVTLGDIASFEPADDPRWRQLGRIEIASAPAPNGECMLSKRFLEYKIYSAIGRDGGIRLEIPGPVVIKRKGRLISAQKLEEIFKTFVRDHAPWAPEEMTIERIKTPGDLNLPYGRIRWEVRERGNPDYLGNVYLTVGFWVDDKRVRNVALSGRIRVVRKVVKAARRIRKGEKITEADLVLAEEALSSRRGMALLLRPGDILGKQARRNIPAGQCITGQMIEDPPLVKKGARVMIKAENDFLQVTTIGKVLEDGKAGDRVKVVNLSSGKEIVAIVKGPGLVQVYF, via the coding sequence GTGGGTGAGAGGAAGGAGAAGATGATGGGGTTTATCCGATCGTTCAAGGCTATTCGAGGGGCTGGGCTTTTCTTGCTCCTGCTCCTGTTTGTGGGGTTAGGTATCTCTCCCCCGGCCTGGGCCCTGAAAATACGAATCAAGGGACAAGTTGCGGTACGGGGTGAAAAGGTGACCCTGGGGGACATCGCCTCCTTTGAGCCGGCGGACGATCCACGATGGAGGCAGCTTGGCAGGATCGAGATCGCCTCCGCCCCTGCTCCCAACGGCGAATGCATGCTCAGCAAGCGTTTCCTGGAATACAAGATCTATTCCGCCATCGGAAGGGACGGAGGAATCCGGTTGGAGATACCCGGCCCCGTCGTGATCAAGCGCAAGGGACGCCTGATCAGTGCGCAGAAGCTGGAGGAGATTTTCAAGACTTTTGTTCGGGATCATGCTCCATGGGCACCCGAGGAGATGACCATCGAGAGGATCAAGACCCCTGGAGACCTGAACCTGCCCTACGGCCGGATCCGTTGGGAGGTGAGGGAGAGAGGGAATCCGGACTACCTGGGAAATGTGTACTTGACGGTTGGTTTTTGGGTGGATGATAAGCGGGTCAGGAATGTGGCCCTTTCCGGGAGAATCCGGGTGGTTCGCAAGGTGGTCAAGGCGGCCAGGAGAATCCGAAAGGGGGAGAAGATTACTGAGGCCGACCTGGTCTTGGCAGAGGAGGCCCTTTCCAGCCGACGCGGAATGGCCCTCCTCCTTCGGCCCGGAGATATCCTGGGAAAGCAGGCGCGCAGGAATATCCCGGCCGGGCAGTGCATCACCGGGCAAATGATCGAGGATCCTCCTTTGGTGAAAAAGGGTGCAAGGGTGATGATCAAGGCTGAGAACGATTTCCTCCAGGTGACTACCATCGGGAAGGTGCTGGAGGATGGAAAGGCCGGAGACCGGGTGAAGGTTGTCAACTTGAGTAGCGGGAAGGAAATCGTGGCTATTGTGAAGGGGCCGGGACTGGTCCAGGTCTATTTTTAG
- a CDS encoding flagellar basal body L-ring protein FlgH, whose product MMKQGLRLVAILGFLGLAACGGMQVPGAGNPVGTQPPISPDPRVLSGLEQRGPVNMDGGLWSENRHRGLFNDLRARQVGDLVTVNIVETSKASKKATTKTGRESSINAGISNLLGYESRLSKIGVPGQFKNDTMLKASMKNDFSGSGETTRDETMTASITARVIQVLPNGNLVIKGVREIQVNNENQVITLTGIIRPEDISPDNTVLSSYIADARIAYSGRGPVTDKQKPGWLLRIVDSVWPF is encoded by the coding sequence ATGATGAAACAGGGGTTACGGCTCGTCGCAATACTTGGATTCCTGGGCCTTGCCGCCTGCGGCGGAATGCAGGTTCCAGGAGCGGGGAATCCCGTCGGGACGCAGCCTCCCATCTCTCCCGACCCCCGGGTGCTGAGCGGCCTTGAACAAAGGGGGCCTGTTAATATGGACGGCGGACTCTGGTCTGAGAACCGGCACCGGGGATTGTTCAATGACCTCAGGGCGCGGCAGGTAGGGGACCTTGTCACAGTGAACATAGTGGAGACCTCCAAGGCCTCGAAAAAGGCCACCACCAAGACCGGAAGGGAATCCAGTATCAATGCAGGGATCAGCAACCTCCTGGGCTACGAGTCCAGGCTCAGCAAGATCGGTGTGCCCGGGCAATTCAAGAACGACACCATGCTCAAGGCCTCGATGAAAAACGATTTCAGTGGATCGGGAGAAACGACCCGGGACGAGACCATGACGGCGTCCATCACGGCCCGGGTGATCCAGGTGCTTCCCAACGGGAACCTGGTCATCAAGGGGGTCAGGGAAATCCAGGTGAATAACGAGAACCAGGTGATAACCCTGACGGGAATCATTCGGCCTGAGGATATTTCCCCGGACAATACCGTGCTTTCAAGTTACATCGCCGATGCGCGGATCGCTTACTCGGGAAGGGGCCCTGTGACCGACAAACAGAAGCCGGGGTGGCTGCTGCGCATCGTGGATTCCGTATGGCCTTTCTAA